From a single Okeanomitos corallinicola TIOX110 genomic region:
- a CDS encoding CIA30 family protein: MNKNNQPQSKLCRLIQTLTYFEVFPALNWVQNIFQKNPSQDHQNQPNGRKIMGLILVAGATGGVGKRVVKKLLTQGYQVRCLVRDIDKARSILGNDVDLVVGDITKPETLNNLVMSNIQAVICCTAVRVQPVEGDTADRAKYNQGVKFYQPEIVGDTPENVEYQGVKNLVEAARRNLPNSDEKVIFDFTQPSAELKSQLKNIWGALDDVVMGGVSSSNFSILEKTALFAGNVSTANSGGFASVRTKNFDPAINLLGHTGVRLRVKGDGQRYKIFLRTESTWDGVGYSYSFDTVANNWIDVNIPFANLTPVFRAKTVKDCPEIDKSKICSFQLMLSKFEYDGALNPKFAPGSFGLEIESIKAYGGEGLPQFVLVSSAGVTRPGRPGINLDEEPPAVRLNDQLGGILTWKLRGEDSLRSSGIPYTIIRPCALTEEEGGKELIFEQGDNIRGKVSRNDIAELCIQSLTQPKAKNITLEVKQGENNTNSINWEQQFSNLQRDPVNSSIF; encoded by the coding sequence ATATTTCAAAAAAATCCTTCTCAAGATCATCAAAATCAACCAAATGGGAGAAAAATTATGGGTTTAATTTTAGTAGCAGGTGCAACAGGTGGAGTTGGTAAAAGAGTAGTCAAAAAATTATTAACACAAGGTTATCAAGTCCGTTGTTTAGTCAGAGATATTGACAAAGCGCGGTCAATTTTAGGTAATGATGTTGATTTGGTAGTAGGAGATATTACCAAACCAGAAACATTAAATAACCTAGTGATGAGTAATATTCAAGCTGTAATTTGTTGTACAGCAGTGCGAGTTCAACCAGTAGAAGGAGACACAGCAGATAGAGCAAAATATAATCAAGGGGTAAAATTTTATCAACCAGAAATTGTTGGAGATACACCGGAAAATGTAGAATATCAAGGAGTCAAAAATCTAGTTGAAGCAGCTAGACGAAATTTACCAAACAGCGATGAAAAAGTAATTTTTGATTTCACCCAACCATCAGCAGAATTAAAATCACAACTTAAAAACATTTGGGGTGCATTAGATGATGTGGTCATGGGTGGTGTAAGTTCTAGTAATTTCAGTATTTTAGAAAAAACTGCTTTATTTGCAGGTAATGTTTCCACTGCAAACTCTGGTGGTTTTGCATCTGTGAGAACTAAGAATTTTGACCCAGCAATTAATTTATTAGGTCATACCGGAGTCAGATTAAGAGTTAAAGGTGATGGACAACGTTATAAAATCTTTTTAAGAACCGAATCAACCTGGGATGGAGTAGGTTATAGTTATTCCTTTGATACCGTAGCTAATAACTGGATAGATGTAAATATACCCTTTGCAAATTTAACCCCTGTATTTAGAGCAAAAACCGTTAAAGATTGTCCAGAGATTGATAAAAGTAAAATTTGTTCCTTTCAATTAATGTTAAGCAAATTTGAATATGACGGTGCATTAAATCCTAAATTTGCACCTGGTAGTTTTGGATTAGAAATAGAATCAATTAAAGCTTATGGTGGTGAAGGTTTACCACAATTTGTGTTAGTTAGTTCTGCCGGTGTTACTCGTCCAGGAAGACCAGGAATTAATTTAGATGAAGAACCCCCAGCAGTGAGATTAAACGACCAATTAGGAGGGATTTTAACTTGGAAATTAAGAGGAGAAGATAGTTTAAGAAGTAGTGGAATACCTTACACAATTATTAGACCTTGTGCATTAACAGAAGAGGAGGGAGGCAAAGAATTAATCTTTGAACAAGGTGATAATATTAGAGGTAAAGTTAGTCGTAATGATATCGCTGAACTCTGTATTCAATCCCTTACACAACCAAAAGCTAAAAATATCACTTTAGAAGTCAAACAAGGAGAAAATAACACTAACTCCATCAACTGGGAACAACAATTTTCTAACTTACAACGTGACCCAGTTAATTCTAGCATTTTCTAG